GataaaaaagtttgagaacAAGCTGACTCCATCCATAAACAAGATTGTTCTGACATATAAATCCTGTGTTCCCCGtacagtgtgtatgtttgaCAACTTAGATACCCCAGGCAACCCTCAAAGTGCTCAGAGTTGTCCTGTTATTGGGTTGATCTATTACCGATGTCTAATCGTTGGTAATAAATAGCTAGTCCTTCAACACAAACCTGACAGATACAAAGGTGAAAGGTGGGCACTTAAGTGTGTAAAACTGCAAAACAGCACTTCAGAAAACCCAACCCAGGCAACTGACCTTTTGTATTCTTTCACAGTGGCTCCCATTTCAACCCCCCCTTCACCTTGGCTATATACCTGTGTGGAGGCATGAAGCTGAACATGGTAGCCCCCTACCTCATTAGTCAGCTGATAGGAGGGATCGTAGGGGCGGCCATGGCCAAGGTGAGGCCACACCATTGTCACCAGTATTGCACATGTATCCATGCCAATACCTGTTCACTTCCCCTCCAAGTCCTTTGACTCTCACTGTGTACATGGATCCAGGCATGCAAACAACCACTCATACAAACTATTCAGCCTCCTGTCACATACAGCAGGTTCATCAGTTCTAtgtgcgtatgtgaagccctctgtgacaatgcttgtaaaaaaggctatacaaaataaaacttgCTTCTATTGGATTTGATCAATGGCAGATTCTGTGATGTACCATTCTCTCGATCCCTCGTCCTCAGGTCATGACCCCAGCAGAGAATTATGCCCGGGCCCAGGGGGCCGCCTTCTCCCTGCTGCAGTCTGAGACGCAGCTGTGGGGCGCTCTGTTTGGGGAGGTGGCCATGACCTGCCTCATCACTATGGTGGTGCTACTGGGGGCCGTCAATGCCAAGAGCAGGAGCCCCCTGGTGCCCTTCATGGTGGGCTGCACTGTCATCATCAACGTGCTGGCAGGGTGAGTCACTGGAGCAGGACTACGCAAACGACTTTGTCCATTGTCTCGGTAATGTGATGGTTGTTTCAGGAACCACTTTTGTATCCCAAAATGAAATAAGATGGTAGAAAATAAATCCAAAGACtgtaacaataatgtttaatcaccccccctccccctattaGGCCATAACTGTGATACGGTAACAACTAGATTAAAACTGCTTAATGAAAAGAATAACACATAAATCATGTATGATTTATGATTACGTTTTATGGTAATAATGAAGTGCTTGTCAAACAATCGTAAATAGCTTCATGATAAACTGACAGTTAAAGATTCACTGACTCAAAGTTTATATTTTGTGATACTCCTTTCCATTGCAGGTTAAAGATGGGTTTCACGTGTGTACTTATCAGCATGACGATAAGATAATCCTGTCAAACAGAAGAAGTTCATTATATATTAATATAGCCATGACAGTGTAGTTTGTTTTTGACTAAACTGTTTTACCTCTGATGACTCACTATTTTCATCAAACAGTGTAAAACTTATGGACTGTCAAGTTGAATTTTCCCTCGACACAATATAATATAGCCTACACCAAATCCTGTAGTTCAATTTACAAATTCttgtttttcactttgttttCACAGAGGAGATGTATCTGGAACCTGTTTGAACCCAGCCAGAGCCTTGGGTCCTGCAGTCATGACAAACTATTGGACCTACCATTGGGTATACTGGGTTGGACCCAT
Above is a window of Hypomesus transpacificus isolate Combined female chromosome 17, fHypTra1, whole genome shotgun sequence DNA encoding:
- the aqp8b gene encoding aquaporin-8b, producing MAEEKMELSDVETSLVDHKKTLTSPPNMFERLVQPCLAELVGTMFFVFIGCVSVIENVEAAGRLQPALVHGLAVAVLVACMAEISGSHFNPPFTLAIYLCGGMKLNMVAPYLISQLIGGIVGAAMAKVMTPAENYARAQGAAFSLLQSETQLWGALFGEVAMTCLITMVVLLGAVNAKSRSPLVPFMVGCTVIINVLAGGDVSGTCLNPARALGPAVMTNYWTYHWVYWVGPITGGLIAAALVRLLLGDKKTRVILK